Proteins from one Belonocnema kinseyi isolate 2016_QV_RU_SX_M_011 chromosome 8, B_treatae_v1, whole genome shotgun sequence genomic window:
- the LOC117178003 gene encoding uncharacterized protein LOC117178003 isoform X3, with protein MFSYFERMATMVMLVRNPYPVPDVSREGNWIQDGPYLGKNIPASDRRWYTRLQPHERLFAHHTLNSVRKDSRFLRPKVPTDALDYALSSVYEHCNDSFLPKMYTHIQPETLGRETWRVLRNQIKTFSKAPSAFGHPLRHASGQEEHTISEIKSKNGHTRPKTSHTREESKRYSERRAFSTTERKREGMRKIHPSSLKLAIDGPHMDQTNAGYSRKVDGTFYNI; from the exons TTTGAAAGAATGGCAACGATGGTTATGTTGGTTCGCAACCCTTACCCGGTACCTGATGTTTCTCGTGAAGGAAATTGGATACAAGATGGACCATATTTAGGCAAAAATATTCCAGCCAGTGACAGAAGATGGTACACGAGATTGCAACCCCATGAACGACTTTTTGCTCATCACACCTTGAACAGCGTCAGAAAGGACTCTCGCTTTCTTAGAccaaag gTTCCCACTGATGCTCTTGATTATGCTCTTTCTTCTGTTTATGAGCATTGTAACGATtcttttttacccaaaatgtaTACTCATATTCAACCTGAAACTCTTGGACGAGAAACGTGGCGAGTTCTTCGTAATCAAATCAAG ACGTTTTCAAAAGCACCATCGGCTTTTGGACACCCCTTGAGACATGCCAGTGGTCAAGAAGAACACACAATTAgtgaaataaaatccaaaaatggtCATACAAGACCAAAAACTAGTCACACAAGAGAAGAATCGAAAAGATATTCTGAGAGGCGAGCTTTTTCGACAACTGAAAGAAAAAGAGAGGGAATGCGGAAAATCCACCCAAGCAGTTTGAAATTAGCTATTGATGGTCCCCACATGGATCAGACAAATGCAGGATATAGCAGAAAAGTTGATGGGACTTTTTATAATATCTAA